The Onychomys torridus chromosome 4, mOncTor1.1, whole genome shotgun sequence genome includes a window with the following:
- the LOC118581146 gene encoding olfactory receptor 9G4 codes for MEVDNRTILTEFILVGFSANPRWQLILFGIFLTIYLLTLSGNMMLVVLIRIDSRLHTPMYFFISNLSFLDFWYTSVYTPKILATCVSEDKRISLAGCGAQLFFSCVVAYTECYLLAAMAYDRHSAICSPLLYSSIMSTSLCTGLVAGCYIGGFLNAIAHTANTFRLTFCGKNIIDHFFCDAPPLVKMSCTDTRVYEKVLLGVVGFTVLSSILAILISYFNILLAILRIHSASGRRKAFSTCASHLVSVMLFYGSLLFMYSRPSSTYSLEKDKVAALFYTVVNPLLNPLIYSLRNKDVKDAFRKATQTIRPHT; via the coding sequence ATGGAGGTGGACAATCGAACCATCCTGACTGAATTCATCCTGGTGGGCTTCTCAGCAAACCCCCGCTGGCAACTGATTCTATTTGGAATATTTCTAACCATCTACTTGTTGACACTGTCGGGGAACATGATGCTGGTTGTCTTAATCCGCATTGATTCTAGATTACATACACCTATGTACTTTTTCATCAGCAATCTGTCATTTTTGGATTTCTGGTATACTTCTGTATATACCCCAAAGATATTGGCCACTTGTGTCTCAGAAGACAAACGCATTTCCTTGGCTGGCTGTGGGGCTCAACTATTCTTCTCCTGTGTTGTAGCCTACACTGAGTGCTACCTGCTGGcagccatggcctatgaccgACATTCAGCAATTTGTAGCCCATTGCTTTATTCAAGCATCATGTCCACTTCCCTCTGTACTggactagtggctggctgttacATAGGAGGGTTTTTAAATGCCATAGCCCATACTGCTAACACCTTCCGGCTAACTTTCTGTGGTAAAAATATTATTGATCACTTTTTCTGTGATGCACCACCATTGGTAAAAATGTCCTGTACAGATACCCGTGTTTATGAAAAGGTTCTCCTGGGTGTGGTGGGCTTCACTGTGCTCTCCAGCATTCTTGCCATCCTCATTTCCTATTTCAACATCCTCCTGGCTATCTTGAGGATCCACTCAGCCTCAGGAAGACGCAAGGCATTCTCCACCTGTGCCTCTCACCTGGTCTCTGTCATGCTATTCTATGGCTCCTTGCTCTTCATGTATTCAAGGCCTAGTTCAACTTACTCTCTGGAAAAAGACAAAGTTGCCGCCCTATTCTACACTGTAGTCAACCCATTGCTCAACCCTCTCATCTATAGCCTGAGAAACAAAGATGTCAAAGATGCCTTCAGGAAAGCAACACAGACAATACGACCACATACATGA